In Oryza brachyantha chromosome 2, ObraRS2, whole genome shotgun sequence, a single window of DNA contains:
- the LOC121053586 gene encoding protein FON2 SPARE1-like, translated as MSRRGGVAAAVLLLWLAVLTVAFHGYGGRLGVVSARRRILQRSAFHLPTATRKMLLAVASLDASSSPSSSATTDHHHHDRHHHHHKHHGYGHGHHRGGHDRWNRQGIPPTAGQGEEVDPRFGVQKRLVPTGPNPLHH; from the coding sequence ATGAGTCGGCGAGGCGGagtcgcggcggcggtgctcctCCTGTGGCTCGCCGTTCTCACCGTCGCCTTCCACGGCTACGGcggccgcctcggcgtcgTCTCCGCAAGGCGGCGGATCCTCCAACGCTCGGCGTTCCATCTCCCGACGGCTACCAGGAAGATGCTTCTCGCCGTGGCCAGCCtcgacgcctcctcctctccatcgTCGTCGGCAACCACCGATCACCATCATCACGATCGCCATCATCACCATCACAAGCATCACGGCTACGGCCACGGccaccaccgcggcggccATGATCGGTGGAACAGACAGGGAATCCCACCGACGGCCGGCCAGGGCGAGGAGGTCGACCCACGGTTCGGCGTGCAGAAGAGGTTGGTCCCGACAGGCCCCAACCCCCTGCACCATTGA
- the LOC102716565 gene encoding 40S ribosomal protein S7-like: MYTARKKIQKEKGLEPSEFEDSVAQAFFDLENSNQELKSELKDLYINNAVQMDVTGNRKAVVIHVPYRLRKAFKKIHVRLVRELEKKFSGKEVVIVATRRIVRPPKKGSAVQRPRTRTLTAVHDGILEDVVYPAEIVGKRVRYRLDGAKVIKIFLDPKERNNTEYKLETFSAVYRKLCGKDVAFEYPMTENA; this comes from the exons ATGTACAccgcgaggaagaagatccagaAGGAGAAGGGTCTGGAGCCCTCCGAGTTCGAGGACTCCGTCGCGCAG GCTTTCTTTGACCTCGAGAATAGCAACCAGGAGCTCAAGAGCGAGCTCAAGGACCTCTACATCAACAATGCAGT TCAGATGGACGTTACCGGAAACAGGAAGGCGGTTGTGATCCATGTGCCATACCGTCTGCGCAAAGCATTCAAGAAAATCCATGTTAGGCTTGTCAGGGAGCTTGAGAAGAAGTTCAGTGGCAAG GAAGTGGTAATTGTTGCAACAAGGAGGATTGTGAGGCCTCCCAAGAAGGGTTCCGCTGTTCAGCGCCCTCGTACAAGAACTCTGACTGCTGTTCATGATGGTATCTTGGAGGATGTAGTCTACCCAGCTGAGATTGTTGGGAAGCGTGTTAGATATCGTTTGGATGGTGCCAAGGTCATCAAG ATCTTCTTGGACCCAAAGGAGCGCAACAATACTGAATACAAGCTGGAAACCTTCTCTGCAGTCTACCGCAAGCTTTGCGGGAAAGATGTTGCCTTTGAGTACCCTATGACCGAAAATGCTTGA
- the LOC102716287 gene encoding uncharacterized protein LOC102716287 — translation MRLGKEDAYGKVAPAGSGGRARMLVTVTVLGSAGPLRFLIDEGETVAGLIRAALRCYAREGRMPLLGADAAGFLLYTANGGSDALNADEKIYFNGCRSFLLWQKAARDAAAKGGRPELANVATCKPCKKRVGGWKGGLNKFFFSFSFKL, via the exons ATGAGACTGGGCAAGGAAGACGCCTACGGCAAGGTGGCGCCGGCCGGGTCCGGCGGCCGAGCACGCATGCTGGTGACGGTGACCGTGCTCGGTAGCGCCGGGCCGCTGCGGTTCCTGATCGACGAGGGGGAGACGGTCGCTGGCCTCATCCGGGCCGCGCTCCGCTGCTACGCGCGCGAGGGCCGCATGCCTCTGCTCGgtgccgacgccgccggcttcCTCCTCTACACCGCCAACGGTGGATCCGACG CGCTCAACGCCGACGAGAAGATCTACTTCAACGGCTGCAGAAGCTTCCTGCTCTGGCAGAAGGCAgcgcgcgacgccgccgctaaGGGCGGACGGCCGGAGCTGGCGAATGTTGCGACCTGTAAGCCCTGCAAGAAACGGGTCGGTGGTTGGAAGGGCGGCCTGAACAAGTtcttcttcagcttcagcttcaaGCTGTGA